A genome region from Gadus chalcogrammus isolate NIFS_2021 chromosome 5, NIFS_Gcha_1.0, whole genome shotgun sequence includes the following:
- the ldah gene encoding lipid droplet-associated hydrolase isoform X1 produces MFRHQPLTNLFCCVGWVMESAGTEGNSLSQTEFIYCCGAVTEVLRFGPAHLNHEHKVLFLVIPGNPGIVGFYKTFMQALHASFGFRHPVWAVSHAGHCDPPVSMDMVEDASIIEEGDIFGINGQIEHKLAFLRKHVPKETRLVLLGHSIGCYIILDMMKRNPELQVLKAVMLFPTIERMAQTPQGRMMTPALCHMRYLAYLPLFLLSLLPERLKTALVKLAFCRIQSLDSTVVAPTVDLLSGDCAANAMYMGSQEMKGVLERDNLTIKNNLKKLVFYYGAVDHWCPVQYYHDIKKDFPSGDIRLCRNGFRHAFVLDTGKDVAGMVIEWLSNDLRT; encoded by the exons ATGTTTCGTCATCAACCACTTACCAATCTCTTCTGTTGTGTAGGGTGGGTTATGGAGTCTGCTGGGACAGAGGGGAACAGCCTATCACAGACTGAGTTCATCTATTGCTGCGGTGCCGTCACAGAGGTCCTCCGATTTGGCCCGGCTCACCTGAACCATGAACACAAGGTTCTGTTTCTGGTCATCCCTG GTAACCCTGGCATCGTGGGTTTCTACAAGACCTTTATGCAGGCTCTTCATGCTTCTTTTGGCTTTCGACATCCAGTGTGGGCTGTGAGCCATGCCGGCCACTGCGACCCTCCAGTCTCCATGGACATGGTTGAGG ATGCCTCTATCATCGAAGAGGGCGACATATTCGGGATCAATGGGCAGATTGAGCACAAACTGGCCTTCCTAAGAAAGCATGTTCCCAAGGAAACCCGCCTGGTTCTACTGGGTCACTCCATCGGCTGCTACATCATTCTGGATATGATGAAGAGAAATCCTGAGCTCCAG GTCCTTAAGGCTGTCATGCTGTTCCCCACCATCGAGCGCATGGCCCAGACCCCCCAGGGCCGCATGATGACCCCCGCCCTGTGCCACATGCGCTACCTGGCCTACCTGCCACTCTTCTTGCTCTCGCTGCTGCCTGAAAGGCTCAAGACCGCCCTGGTGAAGCTGGCCTTTTGCCGCATCCAATCCCTGGACAGCACCGTGGTGGCTCCCACCGTTGACCTGCTCAGCGGAGACTGCGCAG CCAATGCTATGTACATGGGCAGTCAGGAGATGAAAGGTGTTTTGGAAAGAGATAACCtgacaattaaaaataatttgaaAAAG CTTGTCTTTTACTACGGGGCGGTGGACCACTGGTGTCCTGTCCAGTATTATCATGACATCAAGAAAGACTTTCCCAGTGGAGACATAAGACTTTGCAGAAATGGCTTCCGCCACGCCTTCGTACTGGACACGGGAAAGGACGTTGCAGGGATGGTTATCGAATGGCTGTCCAATGATTTGAGGACATGA
- the ldah gene encoding lipid droplet-associated hydrolase isoform X2: MESAGTEGNSLSQTEFIYCCGAVTEVLRFGPAHLNHEHKVLFLVIPGNPGIVGFYKTFMQALHASFGFRHPVWAVSHAGHCDPPVSMDMVEDASIIEEGDIFGINGQIEHKLAFLRKHVPKETRLVLLGHSIGCYIILDMMKRNPELQVLKAVMLFPTIERMAQTPQGRMMTPALCHMRYLAYLPLFLLSLLPERLKTALVKLAFCRIQSLDSTVVAPTVDLLSGDCAANAMYMGSQEMKGVLERDNLTIKNNLKKLVFYYGAVDHWCPVQYYHDIKKDFPSGDIRLCRNGFRHAFVLDTGKDVAGMVIEWLSNDLRT; this comes from the exons ATGGAGTCTGCTGGGACAGAGGGGAACAGCCTATCACAGACTGAGTTCATCTATTGCTGCGGTGCCGTCACAGAGGTCCTCCGATTTGGCCCGGCTCACCTGAACCATGAACACAAGGTTCTGTTTCTGGTCATCCCTG GTAACCCTGGCATCGTGGGTTTCTACAAGACCTTTATGCAGGCTCTTCATGCTTCTTTTGGCTTTCGACATCCAGTGTGGGCTGTGAGCCATGCCGGCCACTGCGACCCTCCAGTCTCCATGGACATGGTTGAGG ATGCCTCTATCATCGAAGAGGGCGACATATTCGGGATCAATGGGCAGATTGAGCACAAACTGGCCTTCCTAAGAAAGCATGTTCCCAAGGAAACCCGCCTGGTTCTACTGGGTCACTCCATCGGCTGCTACATCATTCTGGATATGATGAAGAGAAATCCTGAGCTCCAG GTCCTTAAGGCTGTCATGCTGTTCCCCACCATCGAGCGCATGGCCCAGACCCCCCAGGGCCGCATGATGACCCCCGCCCTGTGCCACATGCGCTACCTGGCCTACCTGCCACTCTTCTTGCTCTCGCTGCTGCCTGAAAGGCTCAAGACCGCCCTGGTGAAGCTGGCCTTTTGCCGCATCCAATCCCTGGACAGCACCGTGGTGGCTCCCACCGTTGACCTGCTCAGCGGAGACTGCGCAG CCAATGCTATGTACATGGGCAGTCAGGAGATGAAAGGTGTTTTGGAAAGAGATAACCtgacaattaaaaataatttgaaAAAG CTTGTCTTTTACTACGGGGCGGTGGACCACTGGTGTCCTGTCCAGTATTATCATGACATCAAGAAAGACTTTCCCAGTGGAGACATAAGACTTTGCAGAAATGGCTTCCGCCACGCCTTCGTACTGGACACGGGAAAGGACGTTGCAGGGATGGTTATCGAATGGCTGTCCAATGATTTGAGGACATGA